From Diceros bicornis minor isolate mBicDic1 chromosome 17, mDicBic1.mat.cur, whole genome shotgun sequence, the proteins below share one genomic window:
- the HOXC12 gene encoding homeobox protein Hox-C12 yields MGEHNLLNPGFVGPLVNIHTGDTFYFPNFRASGAQLPGLPSLSYPRRDNVCSLPWPSAEPCNGYPQPYLGSPVSLNPPFGRTCELARVEDSKGYYREPCAEGGGGGLKREERGRDPGPGVAPGAALLPLEPSGPPALGFKYDYAAGGGGGDGGAGPPHDPPSCQSLESDSSSSLLNESNKGAGAGDPGSLVSPLNPGGGLSASGAPWYPIHSRSRKKRKPYSKLQLAELEGEFLVNEFITRQRRRELSDRLNLSDQQVKIWFQNRRMKKKRLLLREQALSFF; encoded by the exons ATGGGCGAGCATAATCTCTTGAATCCCGGGTTTGTGGGGCCGCTGGTGAACATCCACACGGGAGACACCTTCTACTTCCCCAACTTCCGTGCGTCCGGGGCGCAGCTGCCCGGGCTGCCTTCGCTGTCCTACCCGCGCCGCGACAACGTGTGCTCGCTGCCCTGGCCGTCCGCGGAGCCGTGCAATGGCTACCCGCAGCCCTATCTCGGCAGCCCGGTGTCGCTCAACCCACCGTTTGGGCGCACGTGCGAGCTGGCGCGCGTGGAGGACAGCAAGGGTTACTACCGTGAGCCGTGCGCCGAGGGCGGCGGCGGGGGCCTGAAGCGTGAGGAGCGCGGGCGCGACCCGGGCCCAGGAGTCGCGCCTGGAGCAGCGCTGCTGCCGCTGGAGCCGTCGGGGCCGCCTGCGCTCGGTTTCAAGTACGACTACGCGGCAGGCGGCGGTGGTGGCGACGGTGGCGCGGGACCCCCGCACGACCCGCCCTCGTGCCAGTCGCTGGAATCCGACTCCAGTTCGTCCCTGCTCAACGAGAGCAACAAGGGCGCCGGCGCGGGCGACCCCGGCAGCTTGGTGTCGCCTTTGAACCCTGGCGGCGGGCTCTCGGCCAGCG GCGCGCCCTGGTACCCGATCCACAGCCGTTCACGGAAGAAGCGCAAGCCCTATTCGAAGTTGCAGCTGGCGGAGCTGGAGGGCGAGTTTCTGGTGAACGAGTTCATCACACGGCAGCGCCGGAGGGAACTCTCAGACCGCTTGAATCTTAGTGACCAGCAGGTCAAGATCTGGTTTCAGAACcggagaatgaaaaagaaaagacttcTGTTGAGGGAGCAAGCTCTCTCCTTCTTTTAG
- the HOXC13 gene encoding homeobox protein Hox-C13: MTTSLLLHPRWPESLMYVYEDSAAESGGGGGGGGAGGAGVGCSGASPGKAPSMDGLGSSCPASHCRDLLPHPVLGRPPAPLGAPQGAVYTDIPTPETARQCAPPPAPPTSSSATLGYGYPFGGSYYGCRLSHNVNLQQKPCAYHPGDKYPESSGALPGDDLSSRAKEFAFYPSFASSYQAMPGYLDVSVVPGISGHPEPRHDALIPVEGYQHWALSNGWDSQVYCSKEQSQSAHLWKSPFPDVVPLQPEVSSYRRGRKKRVPYTKVQLKELEKEYAASKFITKEKRRRISATTNLSERQVTIWFQNRRVKEKKVVSKSKAPHLHST; this comes from the exons ATGACGACTTCGCTGCTCCTGCATCCGCGCTGGCCGGAGAGCCTTATGTACGTCTATGAGGACAGCGCGGCGgagagcggcggcggcgggggaggCGGCGGCGCGGGCGGAGCGGGGGTCGGCTGCAGCGGAGCGAGCCCCGGCAAAGCCCCGAGCATGGACGGGCTGGGCAGCAGCTGCCCAGCCAGCCACTGCCGCGACCTGCTTCCGCACCCCGTGCTGGGCCGGCCGCCGGCTCCCCTGGGCGCCCCTCAGGGCGCCGTCTACACGGACATCCCAACCCCGGAGACGGCGCGCCAGTGCGCCCCGCCGCCGGCGCCCCCCACCTCGTCCAGCGCCACCCTGGGCTACGGCTACCCATTCGGTGGCAGCTACTACGGCTGCCGCCTGTCTCACAACGTGAACCTGCAGCAAAAGCCTTGCGCCTACCACCCGGGCGACAAGTACCCGGAGTCGTCGGGCGCCTTGCCCGGTGACGACCTGTCCTCTAGAGCCAAGGAGTTCGCCTTCTATCCCAGCTTCGCCAGCTCCTACCAGGCGATGCCCGGCTACCTGGATGTGTCGGTGGTGCCTGGGATCAGCGGGCACCCAGAGCCGCGTCACGACGCGCTCATCCCCGTCGAAGGCTACCAGCATTGGGCTCTCTCCAACGGCTGGGACAGTCAGGTGTATTGCTCCAAGGAGCAGTCGCAGTCCGCCCACCTCTGGAAGTCTCCCTTTCCAG aCGTGGTTCCCCTCCAGCCCGAGGTGAGCAGCTACCGGCGCGGGCGCAAGAAACGCGTACCCTACACCAAGGTGCAGCTGAAGGAGCTGGAGAAGGAGTACGCGGCCAGCAAGTTCATCACCAAAGAGAAGCGCCGGCGCATCTCGGCCACCACGAACCTCTCGGAGCGCCAAGTCACCATCTGGTTCCAGAACCGGCGGGTCAAAGAGAAGAAGGTGGTCAGCAAATCGAAAGCGCCTCATCTCCACTCCACCTGA